One segment of Metopolophium dirhodum isolate CAU unplaced genomic scaffold, ASM1992520v1 scaffold45, whole genome shotgun sequence DNA contains the following:
- the LOC132953470 gene encoding histone H2A-like yields the protein MSGRGKAGKSKGGKSKTRSSRAGLQFPVGRIHRLLRKGNYAERVGAGAPVYLAAVMEYLAAEVLELAGNAARDNKKSRIIPRHLQLAIRNDEELNKLLSGVTIAQGGVLPNIQAVLLPKKTEKKA from the coding sequence ATGAGCGGACGCGGCAAAGCAGGAAAATCGAAGGGAGGCAAATCCAAGACCAGGTCGTCCCGCGCCGGACTCCAGTTCCCGGTCGGTCGTATCCATCGTCTGTTGAGAAAAGGAAACTACGCCGAACGTGTCGGAGCCGGAGCACCGGTATACCTGGCCGCCGTCATGGAGTACTTGGCAGCTGAAGTTTTGGAGTTGGCCGGTAACGCGGCCCGTGACAACAAGAAGTCTCGTATCATCCCCAGACATTTGCAATTGGCCATCAGGAACGACGAGGAGTTGAACAAATTGTTGTCCGGAGTGACCATCGCTCAAGGTGGTGTGTTGCCCAACATCCAAGCCGTGCTCTTGCCCAAGAAGACCGAGAAGAAGGCTTAA